The Streptomyces griseiscabiei genomic sequence ACTTCGTCGCCCGTGCCCTGCAGCAGGCGCCGACGCTGGACGCGGCCCTGGAGCATCTGCGCACCCGTCCCGGCGCGGGCGGGTTCTCCTACGCCCTCGGTGAGCGCGCCACCGGCCGGGTCGTGGTCGCGGAGGCGGCGGGCGGCCGTACGGCCGTCGTGGAGGCCACTCCCGCCGAGCCGCTGCACTGGCACACGAACCATCTGCGCCATCTGCCCGACACCCTGGAGGCGGCGGGCTCGGGCGCGTCCGCCGACTCCCTCGGCCGGTACGAGGAGAGCGTCGCCCGGGGCCGTGCGCTGGAGTCCCTGCGCGCCGAGGGATCCGTGCGCACCGAGGGCCGGGAGCCGTCGGCCGCCTGGTTCCTGGAGGCGCTCACCGGCGCCCCGCTCCCCCACGGTGTCCACCGGACGGCCGCCGGTGGTGATCCCCTGATGACCCTGTCCACGGCGGTGGCCGATCTGACCGCCGGCCGTGTCCTCGTGCGCGGCGCCCGGGGCGACGCCGCCGAGCTGCCGCTGAACGACTTCGTGCGCGGTGTCGCGCCCGGACCGGCCGCGGAGCCGTCGCCCCGCGGCTGATCCCCACGGCTGATCCCGGCGGGCGTCAGACGATCTCGACGAGCAGGTCGCCGCCCTCCACCTGCTGGATCTTGTTGATGGCGAGGCGGGAGACCCGGCCGGCCTTGGAGACGGTGATGGTGGCCTCCATCTTCATGGCCTCGATGGTGGCGACGGTGGCTCCGGCCGCGACCTCGTCGCCCTCGGCGACCGCGAGGGTGACCACCCCGGCGAACGGGGCGGCGACATGGCCGGAGTTGGAGCGGTCCGCCTTCTCGGTGACGGGAAGGTCGGAGGAGGCGGCCTTGTCGCGGATCTGGATGGGCCGGAGCTGCCCGTTCAGGGTGGACATGACCGTGCGCATCCCGCGTTCGTCGGCCTCGCCGACCGCCTCCAGCCCGATGAGGAGCCGTACACCGGGCTCCAGGTCGACCGCGTACTCCTTGCCGGGGCCGAGGCCGTAGAAGAAGTCCTTGCTGTCGAGGACGCTGGTGTCGCCGTAGGTCTGGCGGTGGGTCTCGAACTCGCGCGTCGGGCCGGGGAAGAGGAGCCGGTTGAGGGTGGCCCGGCGGTCCTTCTCCAGTCCGGAGCGGTCCTCGGCGTCCAGGTCCTGGACGGGCTTGGCGTCGGCGCGGCCCTGGAGGGCCTTGCTGCGGAACGGCTCGGGCCAGCCGCCGGGCGGGGTGCCCAGCTCGCCGCGCAGGAAGCCGATCACGGAGTCGGGGATGTCGAACCGGTCCGGCGTGGCCTCGAAGTCGGCGGGGGTCACTCCGGCGCCGACGAGGTGCAGGGCGAGGTCGCCGACCACCTTGGAGGACGGGGTGACCTTGACCAGGTGGCCGAGGATGCGGTCGGCGGCGGTGTACATCGCCTCGATGTCCTCGAAGCGGTCGCCGAGACCGAGCGCGACGGCCTGGGTGCGCAGGTTGGAGAGCTGGCCGCCGGGGATCTCGTGGTCGTAGACCCGGCCGGTCGGGGAGGCGAGGCCCGCCTCGAAGGGGGCGTAGATACGGCGGACGCTCTCCCAGTAGGGCTCCAGGTCGCCGACGGCCCGCAGATCGAGCCCGGTGGGCCGGTCGGAGTAGTCCGTC encodes the following:
- a CDS encoding C45 family autoproteolytic acyltransferase/hydolase, with the translated sequence MRMGVVVREQRLAGLRWLVVSGPRLDAFRALGESARADIRAVQESMPEREALRRRVGTEAGAARLERVLRATRERHPRELAELEALAEGAGVAFDDLLLANLRGDLGTDDGTGCSDLIWRGGNSFVAHNEDGAPALDGRLTLLTLALDGLVPVTVQWYPGFVPANAFTATGHGLVWGINHLQVARPPADGAGRHFVARALQQAPTLDAALEHLRTRPGAGGFSYALGERATGRVVVAEAAGGRTAVVEATPAEPLHWHTNHLRHLPDTLEAAGSGASADSLGRYEESVARGRALESLRAEGSVRTEGREPSAAWFLEALTGAPLPHGVHRTAAGGDPLMTLSTAVADLTAGRVLVRGARGDAAELPLNDFVRGVAPGPAAEPSPRG